In Arthrobacter citreus, a single genomic region encodes these proteins:
- a CDS encoding acyltransferase, translated as MRKTKRYPIEGENSLWQLYKTVSFWKTFRNVVVIEIARYVPFFRLKNWMYRNLIGMKVGDFTAFAFKVTPDLMFPELISVGRNSIIGYNTTILAHEYLINEYRLGEVIIGNNVLVGANTTILPGVIIGDGAKISAATLVNKDVPAGAFVGGNPMVVISLSQSETL; from the coding sequence TTGAGAAAAACGAAACGCTATCCAATTGAGGGTGAGAATTCACTTTGGCAATTGTACAAGACCGTTTCGTTTTGGAAAACATTTCGAAATGTTGTTGTAATTGAAATAGCCCGATACGTCCCATTCTTTAGATTGAAAAACTGGATGTATAGGAATCTAATAGGAATGAAGGTTGGAGATTTTACAGCCTTTGCATTTAAAGTGACCCCGGATTTAATGTTCCCTGAGTTAATTTCTGTAGGGAGAAATTCGATAATAGGCTATAATACGACAATTTTAGCGCATGAATATTTAATTAATGAATACCGATTAGGGGAAGTCATTATTGGAAATAATGTGTTAGTTGGTGCAAATACGACGATCTTGCCCGGTGTCATAATTGGTGATGGCGCAAAAATTTCAGCTGCAACACTAGTAAATAAGGATGTTCCAGCTGGGGCTTTTGTTGGAGGTAATCCAATGGTGGTTATTTCTTTGTCACAATCTGAAACTCTTTAA
- a CDS encoding tetratricopeptide repeat protein: MSENLGNQTNQFHNVVSFSLPKDYFYEKGMKAYNSNDTEQAIYYLKKAAENEENQTVLVDISRKLLSLHQYQTTITILEYILDKYPTNEDVYYLLAFAFFELGLFQKANLYAQKYLEIGTDEEQLEELEDYLDIIHSEEDDDLSINDDLLVLQERVTSYLANHDWKSAKSTLLSIVDKYQEFWPAYNNLALVELHLGHHDEAERVLEYVLEQNPGNLSALIHLTMLKRILNEQEAAHVYLEGLSNIVPISEEHRHKLGVLFYQFKKYEEAYKLFNLLYMERPDREIQFYYMFCDAAYRSGRIAIAERIWNQEMSNEFEEHEELAPWAEKKHSSNEIEQLMAETEYQAKYSNSNSERWGLIYFMKEYYYEQKFSSILQDIEPLENIGIDEQLEQVLLNNMCYLEPHPSLNIAINGAKKVQATWEEEYIILRNHLQLWFFSICELTLKYKVLPVNEEVLLAATHYLVENEVKRVSQKKIAANYNISTYLLNKGISAIRSLF, encoded by the coding sequence ATGTCAGAAAATTTGGGGAATCAAACAAATCAATTTCATAATGTCGTTTCGTTCTCGTTACCGAAAGATTATTTCTACGAAAAAGGTATGAAAGCTTATAATAGTAACGATACTGAGCAAGCGATTTATTACTTGAAAAAAGCTGCTGAAAATGAAGAAAATCAAACTGTTCTTGTTGATATTTCTAGGAAGCTTTTATCATTACATCAATATCAAACTACGATTACTATTTTAGAATATATTTTAGATAAATATCCAACTAATGAGGATGTATACTATTTATTAGCATTTGCATTTTTTGAGTTAGGGTTATTTCAAAAAGCAAATCTTTATGCTCAAAAGTATTTAGAAATTGGAACAGATGAAGAACAATTAGAAGAGTTAGAAGATTATTTAGATATTATTCATAGTGAAGAAGATGATGATTTAAGTATTAATGATGATTTACTAGTACTTCAAGAGAGAGTTACTAGCTATTTAGCAAATCATGATTGGAAATCAGCTAAATCCACTTTACTGAGCATTGTTGATAAATATCAAGAATTTTGGCCAGCATACAATAATTTGGCTTTAGTAGAGCTTCATTTAGGGCATCACGATGAAGCTGAAAGAGTATTGGAGTATGTTTTAGAACAAAATCCAGGCAATTTATCAGCGTTAATTCATTTAACTATGCTAAAAAGGATCTTAAATGAACAAGAAGCTGCTCATGTTTATCTTGAAGGCTTATCAAATATCGTTCCAATCTCTGAAGAGCACCGTCATAAGCTTGGAGTACTTTTTTATCAATTCAAAAAGTATGAAGAAGCATATAAATTATTTAACTTACTTTATATGGAAAGACCTGATCGTGAAATTCAATTTTATTATATGTTCTGTGACGCAGCTTACCGTTCAGGACGAATTGCGATTGCCGAGCGCATTTGGAATCAAGAAATGTCAAATGAGTTTGAAGAGCATGAAGAATTAGCACCATGGGCTGAAAAAAAGCATTCATCGAACGAAATCGAGCAGTTAATGGCGGAAACTGAGTATCAAGCAAAATACTCTAATTCCAATAGTGAAAGATGGGGATTAATCTATTTCATGAAGGAGTATTATTACGAACAAAAGTTTAGTTCAATCCTTCAAGATATAGAACCATTAGAAAATATTGGAATCGATGAGCAATTAGAACAAGTTCTTCTGAATAATATGTGCTATTTGGAGCCTCATCCATCATTAAATATTGCGATTAATGGAGCGAAAAAAGTTCAAGCAACTTGGGAAGAAGAATATATCATTCTTCGTAATCATCTCCAGTTATGGTTTTTCTCGATTTGTGAGCTTACTTTAAAATATAAAGTGTTACCTGTAAATGAAGAAGTTTTATTAGCTGCTACACATTATCTTGTTGAAAATGAAGTAAAACGTGTATCACAAAAGAAAATTGCAGCAAACTATAATATCTCTACTTATTTATTAAATAAAGGCATCAGCGCCATTCGAAGCTTGTTTTAA
- a CDS encoding prolipoprotein diacylglyceryl transferase: MESNIQPLDKVFLHLGPLSIKWYGVLIGLGVVLGLWLAIRESKRRGIPDDTFLDLILVALPSAIIGARIYYVLFELDYYSKHVSEIPAIWHGGLAIHGGLIGAFIASYFFAKKRGISFWKLADIAAPSILVGQMLGRWGNFMNQEAHGGPVTRSFLESLHLPTWIINQMYIDGTYYHPTFLYESMWSLLGIIFLLILRRVNLRRGEMFLTYLIWYSVGRFFIEGLRTDSLMLTHNIRMAQFISVVIIIVSIIILVYRRAKGLSNERYLDV, from the coding sequence ATGGAATCAAATATTCAGCCATTAGATAAAGTTTTTTTACATTTAGGTCCACTTTCAATAAAGTGGTATGGGGTATTGATTGGACTAGGTGTTGTTTTAGGGTTATGGTTGGCAATTCGTGAAAGTAAACGACGCGGTATACCTGATGATACATTCTTAGATTTAATTTTAGTAGCTCTACCTTCAGCAATTATAGGGGCTAGAATTTACTATGTACTCTTTGAGTTAGACTATTATTCTAAGCATGTTAGTGAGATTCCAGCAATTTGGCATGGTGGATTAGCAATTCATGGTGGTTTAATTGGTGCATTTATTGCTAGTTATTTCTTTGCAAAGAAAAGAGGAATTTCATTTTGGAAGCTTGCAGATATTGCAGCACCAAGTATTTTAGTAGGGCAAATGTTAGGACGCTGGGGAAATTTTATGAACCAAGAGGCTCATGGTGGACCAGTAACTAGATCGTTTTTAGAAAGTCTTCATTTACCTACATGGATCATTAATCAAATGTATATTGATGGAACATATTATCATCCAACATTTTTATATGAATCAATGTGGAGCTTACTAGGTATTATCTTCTTACTTATTTTAAGAAGAGTGAATTTAAGACGTGGTGAAATGTTTTTAACTTATTTAATTTGGTACTCAGTTGGACGTTTCTTTATTGAAGGTTTAAGAACAGACAGCTTAATGTTAACACATAATATTAGAATGGCTCAGTTTATATCAGTAGTCATAATTATCGTTTCAATTATCATTCTTGTTTATCGCAGAGCTAAAGGGTTATCAAATGAACGATATTTAGATGTTTAA
- the ppaX gene encoding pyrophosphatase PpaX, which translates to MKINTILFDLDGTLINTNELIIASFLHTLNKFYPDQYKREHVIPFMGPTLTESFSTVDEGRVDELISEYRRFNMEMHDEFVEEYETVYETIETLYRLGYKIGIVTTKARNVVEMGLSYGRLKQFFDIVVTIDDVQNAKPHPEPIQLALKKLNSIPEESLMVGDNYHDIEGGKNAGTKTAGVAWSLKGKEFLATYKPDFMLEKMSEILSILGIDEH; encoded by the coding sequence ATGAAAATAAATACGATATTATTTGATTTAGACGGTACTTTAATCAATACAAATGAATTAATTATTGCTTCATTTTTGCATACTTTAAATAAATTTTATCCTGACCAATATAAACGTGAACACGTTATTCCATTTATGGGTCCTACATTGACTGAGTCTTTTTCTACGGTAGATGAAGGAAGAGTTGATGAGTTAATTTCTGAATACCGCCGTTTTAATATGGAAATGCATGATGAATTTGTTGAAGAGTATGAAACAGTTTATGAAACGATTGAGACTTTATACAGATTAGGCTACAAAATTGGAATTGTAACTACAAAAGCGAGAAATGTAGTTGAGATGGGCTTAAGCTACGGTCGGTTAAAGCAATTTTTTGACATAGTAGTTACAATTGATGATGTTCAAAATGCAAAGCCGCATCCAGAGCCAATTCAATTAGCCCTAAAAAAACTTAATTCGATCCCGGAAGAGAGTTTAATGGTAGGCGATAATTACCATGATATTGAAGGTGGTAAAAATGCTGGAACGAAAACAGCAGGTGTTGCATGGTCATTAAAGGGGAAAGAATTTTTAGCAACGTATAAACCTGATTTTATGCTTGAGAAGATGAGTGAAATCTTATCGATTCTGGGAATTGACGAGCATTGA